In Pectobacterium actinidiae, the DNA window ACAGCTCTGTTGCAAAACCCGCCATGGTGCGGGTTTTTTGTTGTCTGCGTTTTATCTGAACCTGTGATGTAATGAAGACGTCGTTAATGAGGAAAATGTGCCGATGAGTTATCAGTGTCCGCTATGCCAGTTACCTCTGGAGCGACACCCGCGGCAATGGACGTGTGGTAAACATAGCTTTGACTGTGCGAAAGAAGGGTACGTCAACCTGCTCCCAGTGCAGTTTAAGCGTTCAAAACAGCCTGGCGATAGTGCTGAAATGATGCAGGCGCGGCGCAGCTTTCTGGAAGCGGGTCACTATCAACCGCTACGCGACGCCGTTGCGCAGCACGTTGATCGTATTGTGGCGGATGACGCGGCGGCGCTGCTGGATATCGGCTGTGGTGAAGGGTATTACACCGCCGAGCTGGCTCAGCGTCTCATATCGCGCAGAACGATGACGATATACGGCTTGGATGTCTCCAAAGCGGCGATTCAGCGCGCGGCAAAACGGTATGATAACGTTGAGTTTTGCGTCGCCTCCAGCCATCGGTTGCCTT includes these proteins:
- the rlmA gene encoding 23S rRNA (guanine(745)-N(1))-methyltransferase; the encoded protein is MSYQCPLCQLPLERHPRQWTCGKHSFDCAKEGYVNLLPVQFKRSKQPGDSAEMMQARRSFLEAGHYQPLRDAVAQHVDRIVADDAAALLDIGCGEGYYTAELAQRLISRRTMTIYGLDVSKAAIQRAAKRYDNVEFCVASSHRLPFQDQSLDAVVKIYAPCNDAELQRTVKVGGWVVTVSPGPRHLYQLKAEVYDAVLLHPSKDEVLAGFQLVDQQTLAYPMQLSGNEAAALLQMTPFAWRATPDVSERLQAATAFSCETDFIIRLHQRVDNGAVA